The genomic DNA CGAGGTGGGCCATGCAATCCTGCAGCTGGACGGGCCGCCGTGCTCGTGCGGCCGGCGTGGCTGTGCCGATGCGCTGATCGGCCTGGGCGCGCTGCTGGGCGACAGCCGTCCCAGCCCGGCCGCGCTGCAGGACTTGTTCGACCGGGTCGGCCACGGCGAGCAAGCCGCCTGCGCCGCCGTCGCGGCGGCCGGCCGCCAGCTGGGCGTCTTGCTGAATAATCTGTGGGCGAGCTTCGATCCGATGGCCATCGTCATCGGCGGCGCCGCCTTGCGCCTGGGCGAGACCCTGGTCGGGCCGGCCCGCGCCGTGCTGGCCGGCTACGCCGCGGCGGCGATGATGACGGCGCCCGTGATCCGTACCTCGCAGTTCGGCGCCGATGCCGTCGCGGTGGGGGCCGCCGCGCTGGCCCGCTACCGGCTGACACGGCCGCTCGGCGCCTAGGGCAGCGCTGCGGGTATCTCAGCTTGCCCAGCTGCTCATCTGCGCGCCGGCATGATGATGAAATCGCTATCATGGCTGGCTGGCACCGGCCGGCCGCCCGTTTCGACACTGAAAGAAGGAGAATGCGCATGACTTTGAATCGCCGCCAAGCCCTGGCGCTGTTAGCCGCCGGGATCGCCCTGCCGCCCGGACTCGCCGTCGCGGCGCGGCCGGGCGTCACGTTGAAGGAAGCGGCGGGCCGCAAGGGCCTGCGGATCGGCAACGCGATGGCCGGCGGTCCCAACCGGTTCGAGAACCCGGCCTACCGGGCGCTGACGGCGCGCGAGTGCCATGCCATCGTGTGCGAAAACGCCACCAAATGGACCACCCTGCAGCCGCGGCCCGGCGTGTTCGACTTCAAGGCGGCCGATGCCATCTTCGCCTGGGCCCGCAAGGAAGGGCTGAAGCGACGCGGCCACACGCTGGTCTGGCAGGAAGACCGCTGGGCGCCGTCCTGGCTGGTCAATTACGATTTCGGCGCCCAACCGGGCCGCGAAGCCGAGCGCATCCTGAGCGACCATATCACCACGGTCACGCGTCACTTCGGTGACGATCTGTACAGCTGGGACGTCATGAACGAAGCGGTGGACCCGGCTACCGGCGAATTGCGCGAGAGCGTGCTGACGCGGCGGCTCGGTGGTCCCGTGGCGCAGATCGACATGTGTTTCCGGCTGGCCCGGGCCAACGTGCCACGCGCGCAACTGGTCTATAACGATTTCATGGGCCCGGAAGCCGGTGCCACGAAACACCGCGCCAGCGTACTCCGGCTGCTGGAGGCGCTGAAGTCCAAGGGCACGCCCATCGACGCGCTCGGCATGCAGAGCCATATCGGCCCCTGGAGCGACCTGGAGGCAAAAGGCGGCAAGGCCCCGTTCCGCGAATGGCGCAAGTTCCTCGACGAGGTCACGGGCATGGGATACAAGCTGGTCATTTCCGAATTCGACGTCAGCGACAAGGCACTGCCGGGCGATATCGCACGACGCGATGCCGGCGTGGCGGCCCGGGCGAAGGACTATCTGGACGTGACGCTGAGCTACCGCCAGGTTACCGACCTGTTCATGTGGGGCCTGTCGGACAATGCCAATTGGCTGCGCTCGCAGAAGAGCATGGCGATGCGCGAGCACGGCATGCCGTCGCGTACCACGGCCTTCGACGACGAACTGGCGCCCAAGCCGATGTACGAAGCGATGATCGCGGCGTTCCGCGAGATGCCGCCGCGCGGCTGAGCCATCACGCAAGCCCGGGCCGGCAGGTGCGGGCGACGACACTTGCGCACCGGCAAGCCGTAGCGTTACATCATCCGGACATAAATCAACACTATCATGGACGATTTGTGGTCGTTGCTTCGTATAAAATTGGTCATCATTCTTGCATGGCGCTAGCGGCAGCCGCCGTCCAGCCATGCCTTGCCCGGAGCTCATGATGGACTTCACCCATATCGCCGTGGCCGCGGGCGAGCGCTGGCAGCGCCGCGCCCAGGTGCGCGAACCCAATCTCGCAAAGATCCGCGACGGCAAGGCCATCGAGGCCGAGTCGCCCCAGCGCGTCCAGGCGCGCCTGGCGCGGCTGTCGCAGGCCGCGGTGGTCCCGGCCGCGCGTGGCACCCCCATCATGGCACCGCTGACGGAGGCCATCGGCCTCGAGCGCATCCAGGGCAATCCGGATTTCCTCGACATGAACTTCGTCGAGCTGGCGCTGGCGGTGGCCCGCTTCGTCGGCCGCATCAATATCCGCTCGAAGCTGGGCCGCTCGATCGGCTACGGTACCGGCTTCATGGTGTCGCCGACGCTGCTGCTGACCAACCATCACGTGCTGGAGAGCGCCGACGTGGCGGCGGCCAGCGAAGTCGAATTCGATTACCAGAACGACCGCGCCGGCCGCCAGCTGCCCATCGTCGGCTTCAAGCTGGAACCGCAGCGTTTTTTCATGACCAATGAAGCGCTGGACTTCACGCTGGTGGCGGTGGCGGCGCAGTCGGCCCGCGGCATCGCGCTGAACCGCTATGGCTGGTCGCGCCTGATCGGCACGCAGGGCAAGGTGCTGCTGGGCGAACCGCTGAACATCATCCAGCACCCGCGCGGCGAGGCCAAGCAGCTGGTGCTGCGCTCGAACGAGCTGGTCGACCTGTTCGACGACTTCGCCCACTACGTGACGGATACGGAACCGGGCTCGTCCGGTTCGCCCGTCTACAACGACCAGTGGGAAGTGGTGGCGCTGCACCATGCAGGCGTACCCAGCCGCGATGCCGAGGGGCGCCTGCTGACGCGCGACGGCAAGATCTGGGAGGACGGCATGGACCCGGACCTGATCGGCTGGGTGGCCAACGAGGGCATCCGGGTCAGCAGCCTGGTCAATTACATCCAGGCGCAGCCGTTGCCGCCGGCGCAGGCGGCCTTGCGCGACGACCTGCTGAACCTGACGCCGCCGTCGGCGCTGGAGGCGGCCGCCGCCGGCCAGGCCGGCGATGCGGCGCTGGCCCACGCGGCGGCCCTGGCCAGCGGCGCGCCGGCAGCACTCTCCGCGCCCGGTCACGCGGCCGTTGCCCAGGCGGGCGCCGCCACCTGGACGATCCCGCTCAGCGTGACAGTGCAGCTGGGCCAGCCGGCGCCGGCCGGCGTGCCGGGGCTGCTTGCCGCCGGCATGCCCGTCAGCGCGCCTGCCGGCGCGCCCTCGATTTTGGTGCCGCCCGCGCGGCCGGCACTGGCCGAAGCGCTGGCCGAGCTGGCGCGCGCGCCGCAGCGCGCCTATTACGACGCGCAAGCGGATGCGGCCGCCCGTGACACCTATTATGCGCAGTTCGCGCTGCCCGCCGAGCCGGGCGCCGCGCACGCGGCGCTGCACGCACTGCTGACCCGCACGCACACGACCCAGCCGGCCTATGGTCCGGCCAAGCACCTGTATCCCTGGGTCGAGCTGCGCCACACGCGTGGCGGCGAGGACATCGTCAGCATCTACTCCGGCAAGGGCTTCTCGGCCCGCGAACTGATCGAGACCGACTTCGCCATCGACGAGCAGCGCAGCCGGCTGCGCGCGACCATCGCCATCCCGCGCCCCGGCGCGCTGGAGGCAGCGCCGGTGGACGAGGATTTCCTCGAGGCCGCGCTGCCGTACAACTGCGAGCACGTGGTGCCGCAATCGTGGTTCAACAAGCGCGAACCGATGCGGGGCGACCTGCACCACCTGTTCGCCTGCGAGATGGACTGCAACAGCTTCCGCGGCAATACGCCGTATTTCGACTTTGCCGACTTCGGCGAAATCATCCGCACCGATTGCGGCCGGCGCGAGCCCGGCAAGTTCGAGCCGGGCAGTGGCAAGGGCCCGGTCGCGCGTGCCACGCTGTATTTCCTGCTGCGCTACCCCGGCCTGATCAACCGCAACGCCAGCGAATACACGCCCGAGCGCATCGCCATCCTGCTGGCCTGGCATGCGGCCGATCCCGTCACGGACTATGAACGGCACCGCAATGCCGCCATCTTCGAAAAGCAGGGCAACCGCAATCCCTTGATCGATTTCCCGGACTGGGCCACGCGCATCGACTTCGTGCTGGGCCTGGCCGCCTGAGCAGGCCCGGCGCCGGCGCTGGCGGGCCGCCGTGCACCTGCGCGATGTGGCAAAAATGCCGCACCGGCCCGGGCGAACCGGCGTAAGGTGTCGCTGATCGACCGACTCGACCCGGAGGCACCATGTCACGCCGCTTTTTCCTGTGTTGCCTGCTGTTGCTGTGCGCCAGCCCGGCCTGGGCCGCCGCCGACGAGCTGTGGCGCCACCTGCAGGGCGGCGGCCACGTGCTGGTGGTGCGCCACGCCGCCACCGAACCGGGCATGGGCGATCCGCCCGGCTTCACGCTGGCCGACTGCGCCACCCAGCGCAACCTGTCGTTGCCGGGCCGCGAGGATGCGCGCGCGCTGGGCGCCGCGGTGCGCCAGCACGGCGTGCCGGTGGGGCGCGTGCTGTCGAGCCGCTGGTGCCGCTGCCAGGACACCGCGCGCCTTGCCTTCGGTCGCGCCGAGCCGGTGGCGATGCTCGATTCGATGATGGGTGACGACGGCGAGGGGCGCGCCCGCAAGCTGGCCGAGCTGCGCCAGCTGCTGGCGGCGCAGGCGGCGCAGGGCGGCGCGGCAGCCAACCTGGTGCTGGTCACGCATGACGTCAACATCCAGGCGCTGACGGGCGACAAGCTGGCGCAGGGTGAAATGCTGGTGGCCAGCGTGCGGCCGGACGGCACGCTGGCGGTGCTGGGGCGGCTGGGCGTGCCGAAGAGCGCCGATGCCGTGCAGGCGATGTGACGGCGCCACGGCAGCGCCGCTATACC from Pseudoduganella armeniaca includes the following:
- a CDS encoding endo-1,4-beta-xylanase, which encodes MTLNRRQALALLAAGIALPPGLAVAARPGVTLKEAAGRKGLRIGNAMAGGPNRFENPAYRALTARECHAIVCENATKWTTLQPRPGVFDFKAADAIFAWARKEGLKRRGHTLVWQEDRWAPSWLVNYDFGAQPGREAERILSDHITTVTRHFGDDLYSWDVMNEAVDPATGELRESVLTRRLGGPVAQIDMCFRLARANVPRAQLVYNDFMGPEAGATKHRASVLRLLEALKSKGTPIDALGMQSHIGPWSDLEAKGGKAPFREWRKFLDEVTGMGYKLVISEFDVSDKALPGDIARRDAGVAARAKDYLDVTLSYRQVTDLFMWGLSDNANWLRSQKSMAMREHGMPSRTTAFDDELAPKPMYEAMIAAFREMPPRG
- a CDS encoding endonuclease, producing MMDFTHIAVAAGERWQRRAQVREPNLAKIRDGKAIEAESPQRVQARLARLSQAAVVPAARGTPIMAPLTEAIGLERIQGNPDFLDMNFVELALAVARFVGRINIRSKLGRSIGYGTGFMVSPTLLLTNHHVLESADVAAASEVEFDYQNDRAGRQLPIVGFKLEPQRFFMTNEALDFTLVAVAAQSARGIALNRYGWSRLIGTQGKVLLGEPLNIIQHPRGEAKQLVLRSNELVDLFDDFAHYVTDTEPGSSGSPVYNDQWEVVALHHAGVPSRDAEGRLLTRDGKIWEDGMDPDLIGWVANEGIRVSSLVNYIQAQPLPPAQAALRDDLLNLTPPSALEAAAAGQAGDAALAHAAALASGAPAALSAPGHAAVAQAGAATWTIPLSVTVQLGQPAPAGVPGLLAAGMPVSAPAGAPSILVPPARPALAEALAELARAPQRAYYDAQADAAARDTYYAQFALPAEPGAAHAALHALLTRTHTTQPAYGPAKHLYPWVELRHTRGGEDIVSIYSGKGFSARELIETDFAIDEQRSRLRATIAIPRPGALEAAPVDEDFLEAALPYNCEHVVPQSWFNKREPMRGDLHHLFACEMDCNSFRGNTPYFDFADFGEIIRTDCGRREPGKFEPGSGKGPVARATLYFLLRYPGLINRNASEYTPERIAILLAWHAADPVTDYERHRNAAIFEKQGNRNPLIDFPDWATRIDFVLGLAA
- a CDS encoding histidine phosphatase family protein — protein: MSRRFFLCCLLLLCASPAWAAADELWRHLQGGGHVLVVRHAATEPGMGDPPGFTLADCATQRNLSLPGREDARALGAAVRQHGVPVGRVLSSRWCRCQDTARLAFGRAEPVAMLDSMMGDDGEGRARKLAELRQLLAAQAAQGGAAANLVLVTHDVNIQALTGDKLAQGEMLVASVRPDGTLAVLGRLGVPKSADAVQAM